From the genome of Corallococcus macrosporus DSM 14697:
TCGCCGCCACGGGCGCGCTGGGCGCGGGGCTGGTGCTCGTCTCCATGGCCCCCACGGACCGGGCCGCCGCGGCCGCCGCGGTGTATGCCGTCAGCCTGGTGGTGCTGTTCGCGGTCAGCGCGACCTACCACCGGGTGAACTGGTCCACGCGCGGGCGGACGTGGATGCGGCGCATGGACCACGCCTCCATCTTCATCCTCATCGCGGGCACGTATACGCCCGTGGCGCTGCTGGGCATCGCCGGGGCCGCGGGCAACCGCCTGCTGCTCCTCATCTGGGCGGGCGCCTTCGCGGGTGTCCTCCAATCGCTGTTCTGGATACAGGCGCCCAAGGTGGTGACCGCGGCGCTGGCCGTCGCCGTCGGCTGGACGCTGGTGCCCTACTTCGATGAAGCGCGGCGCGCCCTCACGGGCACCGACCTGGCGCTCATCCTCGGCGGAGGTGTTGCCTACACGGCGGGCGCGCTCGCCTACGCCCTGAAGCGGCCGAACCTCCGCCCCGGCGTCTTCGGCTACCACGAGGTCTTCCACGCCCTCACGCTGGTGGGCGCGGCGCTCCACTTCACCGTCGTCTTGCGGCTCGTCCGCACCGCGACGGTGTAGGCCCCTGGGGGACGCGCGGGCGGCTTGACTGGAATCTGATTCTAGAATCAGATTCTAGCCATGGAGCGTAGACGCCGCAGCGCGACGGGCGAGCAGAGCCGTCGTGCCATCCTGGATGCCGCGCTGGATTGCTTCTCCCGGCTGGGCTGGGCGGCGACCACCATTGAGGACATCCGCAAGGTCAGCGGCGCCAGCGTGGGCAGCGTCTACCACCACTTCGGTGCGAAGGAAGGCATCGCGGTGGCGCTCTACATCGACTGCCTGCGCCTCCATCAGGACTCGCTGCGGGCACGGTTGGAGAAGAAGCACGACGCGGAAGCCTTCGTGCGGACGGTCGTCACGCACCACATCGCCTGGTCCCGGGAGCACCCGGAGGCCGCCCGCTACCTGCTGCGCATGCGCCGGGAGGAAGCCGTGGCCGCGGCCGAGCAGGAAATCCAATCCGCGACGGGAGACTTCATCCGGGAGGGCTTCAGCCGGCTGAAGTCCTACGCCCAGTCCGGTGAGCTGCTGCCCCTGCCTTCGTCCGTCTACATGCCGCTGATGCTCGGGCCCGCGCAGGAGCTGCTGCGCGGCTGGGCCAACGGACACGTCGAGCTCAAGCCCGGCATCGAGAAGGTCCTCGCCGATGCGGCGTGGCGCTGCCTCCGGCCGGACTCCGCCGCCTCCAGGAAGGTGCCGTGATGGCCAATGACGCCCTGCCCTCCACCGGCGCGCGGGTTTCGGCGGAGGTGGTCCAGATTCCCGCCCGGGATGGGCTGCCCCTGGCCGCGACGGTGTACCAGGGACGCCAGGACAACGGCGTGGCCGTCCAGGTGAATCCGGCGACCGCCGTGCCGCGCCGGTATTACGACGCGTTCGCCCGCTTCCTCGCGGGCAGGGGCTTCACCGTCGTCACGTATGACTACCGGGCCATGGGGGACAGCGTCATGGGCGCGGCCCTGCGCGACCAGGCCCGCTTCCAGGATTGGGGCGAGCTGGATACGCCCGCCGTCATGGACTGGGTGACGGCCCGGTTTCCATCGCACCGGCTGTCCGTCGTGGGCCACTCGGCGGGTGGGCAGATGCTGGGGCTGGCGGAGAACGCCTCGCGCATCCAGGCCGTGCTGCTGGTTGGCTCCCAGCATGGCTGGTGGCGGCATTGGCCCATGCCCCTGGGGCTGGCGGTGGCGGCCCTCTCCTACGTGGCGCTCCCCGTTTCCGCCGCGCTGCTGGGGCGTTTTCCGGGACGGGCCATGGGCGCGGAGGACCTGCCGGGCGGCATCGCGCGCCAGTGGGCGAGCTGGTGCCGCAACCCGCACTACGTCTCCGACGCGCACGGAGCGCCGCTGCGGCCATACAACGACCGCGTCCGGGCGCGGCTCCGGCTCTACAGCTTCTCGGATGACGCCTTCGCTCCGGAGGCCGCCGCGCGCGCCCTGCTCGACTACTACCCGAACGCGACACGCGAGCACCTACACCGCACACCGGCGGAGCTCGGCATGAAGCGCGTCGGCCACTTTGGCTGGTTCCGCGCCAGCACGCCCGAGGCCGTCTGGGCGGAGGCGGCGGACTGGCTGGCACAGGTGACGTCACTCCCCACCGAAACGAGGGCCTTGTGAGCAGCTTCATCACGGAAGAGACCGAAGGGTTCGTGCGGAAGATAGGGCTGAACCGCCCGGAGAAGCGCAACGCGATGAACATCGCGCTCATCGAGCAGCTCTCGGGGGCGCTGAGCCGGGCCGAGGCCGATGAGACTGTGCGCGTGTGCGTGCTCTTCGCGCACGGCACCGTGTTCACCGCGGGGCTCGACCTCATGGACGTATTTCCCCGGCTGGGAGAGGCCCAGACGCTGTTCAGCGCGGCGGGCATCGACCCGTGGGCGACGCACGGCCCCGCGAGGACGAAGCCGCTCATCATGGCGGTCCATGGCAAGTGCCTGACGCTCGGCATCGAGCTGATGCTCGCCGCCGACATCACGGTGGCCTCCGAGGACGCCACCTTCGAGCAGATTGAAATCGACCGCGGCATCTTCCCCTTTGGCGGAGGCACCGCCCGCTGGGTGCGGACCATGGGCTGGGGCAACGCGATGCAGTACCTGCTGACGGGCGATGCGCTCGACGCGCGCGAAGCGCACCGGCTGGGGCTCGTGCAGCGGGTCGTCTCGCGTGAGGCGCTGATGGAGACGGCGATGGGCCTCGCGACTCGCATCGCGTCGAAGCCGCCGCTCGCCATCCAGGCGACCCTCGAGAGCGCGCGGACAGCCGTCCTGGAAGGCGAGCGCGCCGCGGCGGAGAAGCTCCTGCCGGCCATCCAGCGGCTCGCGACGACCGAGGACGTGCAGGAGGCGCTCTCCGCGCACTTCGAACGCCGGCCGGCGACCTTCCGCGGCCGCTGACCGCGCGGCTCGAGTCCCCTGGGAAGGCGTGGCGCCCGTCGGCTGCGGCAAAGGCGCGTCGAACAGGGGCGACCTGAACAACCTGCGCCCCATGGACGCCTCGCGCCGCCGCCGGCCCGAGGCGCCGCGCCTGCTCAGGCCTGCTCGGTGCGCAGCGTCACCGGGTGCTCCTTGAGCCACGCCTGGCAGCGCTCGATGCGCGCGGCGGCGGCCGGCAGGCCCATGCTCAGCAGCAGCGCGCGGTAGGGCTCGAAGGCCTCCGGCGTCCACGCGGTGAGCGCCTTGAGGTCGGCCAGCGCCACCATCTCCTCGGGTGAGCGCCCCTCCGCCTCCTTCCGCGCCGTCAGCAGCGCGGCGAGCGTCATCCGCGCGGGCTCCGCCTCGAAGGCGATGGCGGCGTCCATGAATGCCATCTGGGTGGCCTCATCCGCCCCCGCGTCCTTCGCCTTCTGGCGCAGCCTGTCCAACAGGCCCGCGAGGAAGTCGTCGTCGAGCGCGCCCTTCACCGCCCGCATCAGCGCCGTCACCGCGTCCCGGCGCACCGCGGGCTCCGTCCCCGTGGGCAGGTTCTTCAGCGCCTGCATCGGCTCCCAGAGCGAGCAGGTGAGCCACAGCTCCTCCTCGGGAGAGAAGACAGCCGGCGACGTCGGGGCCCGCAGCCAGGCCTCCACCCGGGCGGCGCGCTCCTTGGCTTCACGCGCGATGCGCTCGGCCAGCGCCGGGTCTTCCTGGACGTACTTGAGCAGCGCGCCCACGTCGCCCCCCCGGGCCTGCTGGAGCGCGGCCTTCGCCTCCTCGGGGAGGGATTGCTCCTCCAGCCCCTTCACCAGCGCCTCGTACTTCTGGGACAGCTCCTTGTGCCGGGCGCTCCACTCGCGGAACTGCACGTCGAACACCACGTCCAGCACGGGGATGTCCTCTGGCCGGGCCTTGCCCATCCGCTTGGACGCCGAGGCCAGCAGCGTGCCCACGCCAATCGCCCGCCGGTCCTCGGCGGACAGGCCCGGCGTGGACAGCTTCGCCATCAGCGCGGCGGCGAGCGACGCCAGGAAGGCCTGCGTCCCCAGCTCGCGCACCGTCCCCACCAGCAGCTCACGCCGGGCGCTGGAGGCGTCCTGCTCCGCGTTCTCCGACAGCCGGGCCAGCTCCTTGCCGACGTGGTCCGAGAAGGCATTCACGTCGAAGCGCAGGCCGGGCAGCGGGCCCCAGTCCGCCATCAGGTCCGCCAGCCGCTCCAAGGCGCCGGACAGCTTGGACACATCCGGGTCGCCCAGCACTTCCATGGCCGCTTCGAGGTCGGCCCGGGCGGACGAGGCGGGGGCGGCGGGCGGCGCGGCCCGGGCCCGGTCCTCGGTGGCATGGCAGACCTTGTACTTCTTGCCACTGCCACAGGGACACGGGTCGTTACGGCCGGGCTTCTTCGAGCTCAAGGGGTCCTCAGAGGGTCGCGTGTGCGACAAGGGGAGTCCACGACACCGCTAGGAGTAGGCATCCCACCGGGCGGGAATCAAGCAGTGCCTGCGTTGAAGGCCGCACGCTCCGCCTCCGTGAGCGTCAGCGGCTGCGCACGGCCACTCACCTGCGCCTCGATGCCCGCCTCCAGCACGGCCTGGACCGCCACGGCCTGGATGGGCGTCACGGGGTTGGGCGCCCCTCCCAGCAGGGCATCCCGGATGCCCGCGTAGTACTGCCGGTAGTCCCCCGCCGATGCGACGGTGGGTGCCCCATGCGGCCCAGGTGACGGGGCCTCGTGCCAGGCCAGGCCCTCCGGGGGTCCTCCCATCACCAGCCGAGGCACCTGCTGCTCGCGGCCCAGGGTAAGCCATGAGCCCCGTGAGCCATGCACGGCGAAGCGAGGCGTCATCGCCGCGATGAGCATGGACGCCTGGAGCACCACCCGCCGCCGTGGGTAGGCGAGCGTGTACTGGAACCAGTCATCCACGAAGGCGCCCTCTCGCAACGTCTCGCGCGTGCCGGACACGGACTCCGGCAGCCCGAACAGTTGCAGCGCCTGGTCGACGAGGTGCGGCCCCAAATCGAACCACACGCCCGCGCCCGGAACCGTCTGTTCCCGCCACTGGGCGCGGACCTCCGGACGGAACCGGTCGAAGCGCGACTCGACGTGGGCCACGTGGCCCAGGGTGCCCTCCGCCAGCAGCGCCTGCAGCGCCTGGAAGTCGGTGTCCCAGCGCCGGTTGTGGAACACCGAGAGCAGCAGGCCACGCGACTCCGCCAGGGCACGCAGCGCGCGCGCTTCGGCCAGGGTGATGGTGAAGGGCTTGTCCACGACGACGTGCTTCCCCGCCTCGAGCGCGGCCTCCGCCAGCGGCGCGTGCAGGTCATTCGCCGTGGCGATGACGACCAGGTCCACGTCGGGGTGCGTCGCCCCGGCCTCATGCGAGGTGCACAGGGTGACGTGCGGCAGCGTCGAGCGCACCGCTTCTTCCTGGCGCGAGGCCACGACCTGAAGCACCAGCCCCTCCACGCCTTGAATCAGCGGCGCGTGGATGTGCCTGCCCGCGATGCCGTAGCCCAGCAAGGCCACTCGGAGGGGTGCTCGTCCAGGGGAGGAATCGGCCATGGCGCACCCTACCCTGGAAAGTGCAACGCCGCCCGCCGAGGAGGACGGGCGGCGTCGCTGTCGGGAGCGGGCTTCCGGGGAGGCCCCGCCATCGAGGCATCCACCGCTCCCTTCCTCTCAATCCAGCTCAGGTGTGGTGATGCAGGCTCTCCACCAGGTACGGGTCGCCCACCGGCACCATCGGCGTGGCGCGCACCGTCCGCGTCACCGCCAGCGTGAAGAGCGCCGCCATTCCCACGAAGCCGGCCAGTTCGAACACGCCCAGGGCCACGCCGTCAGGCTGCCCCCCGGGCACCACCATCAGGTACAGGTCCAGCCAGCGCCCCACCAGGAGGATGCCGGCCACGCGCAGCAGGTGTGACGGATTGCGCTTCGCGGGCCTGGGCAGCAGGAGCACGAAGGGCAGCGCCCAGTTGAGCGCCACGTTCAGATAGAAGGCCACCGCCCAGGTGCCGTGCGTCCGCGTGACGAAGTAGACCGTCTCCTCCGGGATGTTCGCGTACCAGATGAGCAGGTATTGCGAGAACCACAGGTAGGCCCACAGCGTGGCGAAGCCGAACATGAGCTTGCCCAGGTCGTGCAGGTGGCTGGTGTTGAGCTGGGGCAGCGCGCCCGCGCGGTGGAGCAGAATCGCCGTCACGGTGATGGCGCACACGCTGGAGCTGAGCAGCCCCGCGATGTTGTAGAGCGCGTAGATGGTGCTGAACCAGTGCGGCTCCAGCGTCATCAGCCAGTCGAACGCGGCCAGACAGAAGGTCAGCGCGAAGAGCACCAGGAACACCGCCGACACCGTCACGTTGCGCCCGGCCAGCTCCGGCGAGCGCTCCGCGTCCTGTCGCAGGGAGATGCGCCGCAGCGTCCACGTGAAGCCCGTCCACAGCGCGAGCATCACCACCATGCGCACCGCGAAGAAGGGCACGTTGAGGAACGCGGCCTTCTCATGCAGCAGGTGGTCCGTCTCCATGATTCCCGGCTTCGCCCAGGGGTAGAGCGAGGACACGAAGGGCAGCAGCGCCAGAATCGTCACCGCGCCCCAGGGCACGTAGGCCGCGAAGGCCTCCGGGATGCGCTTGAACACGGTGAACCAGCCCGCGTTCGCCACGTACATCAGCGCCAGGAACACCGCGCCGCCCAGGCCCAGACAGAGGAAGTAGAAGCCGCTGGTGAGCAGGCTCGTCAGCGCACGCTCGCGCGCGATGGCCAGCCCCGCCACCAGGATGCCCAGGCCCACGCCGGCCAGCACCTGCGCCGCGCGGTGCACGGCGGGAGGGACCTCGAAGCCGCTGGTTGGAGCAGCGGCCACCTCATGCATCGAAGCACTCATGGCACGTCCTTCCGCGCCGTCCGCGCGGGGTCCTGCAAGGTCCGGACGTAGTGGACGATCTTCCACCGGTCCTCCGGAGCCACCTGCGAGCCATGGGCCGGCATCAGCCCCTGCCCGTGGGTGATGATGTGGAACACCTGCCCATCCGGGAGCTGCTTCGCGTGCTCGGCCAGCAGCGACGGCGGCATGGGGAAGCGCGCGGTGACGAGCCCGTCGCCCAGCCCCTCCGCGCCGTGACACGGCCCGCAGTAGCGCGAGAAGGCCACCTTCCCCCGGGCCAGCACCTCCGGCGACGCGGGATAGGGATTCTGGAGCTCCCGCCCTGCCCTCGCGGCCTCCTCCGGCCCCGCCGCCAGGTGCAGCGGCTGGTGCCCACGCGGCACGGTGCCCTTCACCGGCGCCAGCAGCGTCTTGCCGTCCACGGTGACGGGATTCGCCGCGAAGGTGTCGTAGGGCACGGAGGACACCATGTCCGGTGCGTATTCGAAGTTGGGCCGCGTCTCGTCCTGCTCGCAGCCGGTGAAGGCCAGACTCACGACCACCACGCCCAGGTGCAGCTTCTTCACGACGCCACCTCCAGCAGGTCCGTCGCCACCGCGCCGTGTCGGCGCATCAGGTCCTCGGCCGCGTCCAGCTCCGAGGGCACCTCGCGCGGCGCCACCGCGATGGCGAACCGGTCATCCGTGACACGCGGGAGCACCGGGCGGCGGCTCCCCGGGAAGAGCTTCGCCCGCACCAGGAAGGCCGCCACGGTGGTCAGCGCCGCGAAGAGCACCGTCAGCTCGAAGGACACCGGGATGAACGCGGGGAACGAGTTGAACGGCTTGCCGCCCACGTTGAGGGGCCAGCTCACCACGCTCGTGTAGTACTGGAGCGACAGCGCCAGCGTGCAGCCCAGCAGGCCCGCGCCGAAGCACACCCAGGTGAGGCGGCTGGGCTTGAGGCCCATGGCGTCATCCAGGCCGTGCACCGCATAGGGCGTGTACACGTCATGGAGGACGAAGCCCGCCTCGCGCACCGCCCGGGTGGCGTCCAGCACCTGGGCCTCACTGTCGAAGTAGCCGACGAGAACCGGGGCACTCATACGGGGACATCCTTTCGGGTGGCGATGGCCAGCGGCCCCGGCGCCACGGGCCGGTGGGCCACGGGGTGCGGCGCCTCGGCGGCCGGCTTCGCGGGCGGGTGCGGCTGCGCCTCATGGCCGTCGCGAGCGAAGCCCAGCACGCTCTTCACCTCGCCGATGGAGATGATGGGCAGCACGCGGACGAAGAGCAGGAACAGCGTGAAGAAGAGGCCGAACGTCCCGATGAAGGTGCCCACCTCCACCATCGTCGGCGTGTACATGGCCCAGCTCGACGGCAGGAAGTCGCGGTGGAGGCTGGTGACGATGATGACGAAGCGCTCGAACCACATGCCCACGTTGATGACCAACGACAGGACGAAGATTGCCGCGGGCGAGGTGCGAATCTTCTTGAACCAGAAGAGGTGCGGCGACACCACGTTGCACGTCACCATGATCCAGTACGCCCAGGCGTAGGGCCCGAAGGCGCGGTTCATGAAGGCGAAGCGCTCGTAGGGGTTGCCGGAGTACCAGGCGATGAAGAACTCCGTCGCGTACGCCAGCGACACCAGGCCACCTGTGACGATGATGATCTTCGTCATGTTCTCCAGGTGGCGCAGGGTGATGAGGTGCTCGTAGCCCAGCACCACGCGGGTGATGATCATCAGCGTCAGCACCATGGCGAAGCCGCTGAACACCGCGCCCGCGACGAAGTACGGCGGGAAGATGGTGGTGTGCCAGCCGGGGATGACCGACGTGGCGAAGTCCATGGAGACGATGGTGTGCACGCTGAGCACCAGCGGCGTGGCCAGGCCGGCCAGCAGCAGGTACACCGTCTCGTAGCGGCTCCACGTCCGGTGCGAGCCCGTCCACCCCAGCGACATCACCTTGAAGACAGCCTTGCGGAGGCCCGCCTTCGCCCTGTCACGCACGGTGGCCAGGTCCGGAATCAGGCCCACGTACCAGAACACCGCGGACACGGTGAAGTACGTGGAGATGGCGAACACGTCCCACAAGAGCGGCGAGCGGAAGTTCACCCACAGGCTGCCGCGGTCGTTCGGGTACGGCAGCACCCAGAAGGCCAGCCAGGGCCGGCCCATGTGGATGACGGGGAAGAGCGCCGCGCACATCACGGCGAACAACGTCATGGCCTCCGCCGCGCGGTTGATGCTGGTGCGCCACTTCTGCCGGAAGAGGAAGAGGATGGCGGAGATGAGCGTGCCGGCGTGGCCAATGCCCACCCAGAACACGAAGTTGGTGATGTCGAAGGCCCAGCCAATCGTCTTGTTGAGGCCCCACACCCCAATGCCCGTGGCCACCTGGTAGCCGACGATGCCGGCGCCCGTGCCGAGCACGGACACCGCGATGCCGAAGGCCACCCACCACTTCCACGTGGGGGCCCGCTCCATGGGGGCGCAGATTTCCTCGGTGAGCTGGCCCAGGGTACGCGGCTCGGTGACGAGCGGTTCGCGCAGCGGGGACAGATGCTGGTGGCTCATGTGCCGCTTCCCGACCCGGTGTTCCGGATCTTCGTGAGGTAGGTGATGGACGAACCGATGTTCAGCTCCTCCAGCAGGCGGAACGCGCGCCCGTCCTTCGCCAGCCGCGCCACCTGGCTGTCCGGGTCATTCACGTCGCCGAAGTGGATGGCCTTCGCCGGGCAGCTCTGCTGGCACGCCGTCTGGATGTCCCCGTCACGCAGCGGGCGGCCCTCCCGGTTCGCCGTGGCCTTGGACTCCTGGATGCGCTGCACGCACAGCGAGCACTTCTCCATGACGCCCCGGCTGCGCACCACGACGTCCGGGTTGAGCACCATCCGCTCCAGCGGCTCGGCGTGCTCGGAGTCGAACCAGTTGAAGCGACGGACCTTGGTGGGGCAGTTGTTGGCGCAGTAGCGCGTGCCGACGCAGCGGTTGTAGACCTGCTGGTTGAGGCCCTCGCTGGAGTGCACCGTGGCCAGCACCGGGCACACCGTCTCGCACGGCGCGTTCTCACAGTGCTGGCACATCATCGGCTGGTGGACGACCTGGGGGTTGGCCTCGTCACCTTGGTAGTACCGGTCGATGCGCATCCAGTGCATCTCGCGTCGGCGCAGCACCTCGTCGCGGCCCACGCTGGGGATGTTGTTCTCCGCCTGGCACGACACCACGCAGGCCGAGCACCCCGTGCAGGCGCTCAGGTCCACCGCCAGCGCCCAGCGGTGCCCCTTGTACTCGTGGCCCGACCACAGGGAGAGCGAGTGCCCTCCCCCGCCGTGCCCCGCCTGCACCTCGTTGCCCGCGCGCGGGTTGGCCAGGAAGGCGGCCAGCTCCGCCTCGCGCACGTGCGGCCGTCCCTCCAGCCGGTGGTGCGTCTGCGTCAGCGCCAGGGGCTGCTGCTCGCCCGTGGCCCGCACCGTGACGCCGGGCACCACGCGCCGCGCCCGCCCGTCCACCACCGCCGACAGCGGGTAGCCGTTGACGCCGATGCCGTCCGCGACGCGCCCGGCGTGGGTGCGGCCGTAGCCCACCGCCACCGCGATGACGGAGGGGTGCGTCCCCGCCTGCACCAGCACGGGCACCGACAGCGTCGTGCTCCCCGCGCGAACCTGGACGACGTCGCCGTCCTCGAGGCCCAGCGCCTTCGCGCGCGCCGGGGCGATGCACGCCGGGTTGCCCCAGGTCACCTTGGTGATGGGGTCCGCCACCTCCTGGAGCCACGCGTTGTTCGCCGGCGCGCCGTCACGCAGCGCCACCGTGGGGTACAGCACCAGCTCCCACTCCGCCGCGTGGCGAGCCACACCGGCCAGCGCCTTCGCCAGCCCCTCCTCGCGGAAGACGGGCGCCTCCACCGAAGCGGCGCCGAGCGTCACCACGCCACGGCGGAGGGCATCGTCCCAGAAGGCGCTGAAGCCCTGGAGCGCTCCACCGGCCCGAGGGAAGACCTCCGCCTCCCACCGCGCGCGGAGGAAGTCGTAGTGCGCCTGGGGTGCCCCCACCCACTGGAGCAGTGATTCCACCGCGCCGCGCGTCTCGTGCAGCGGCGCCACCGCGGGCTGGCGCAGGGACACCACGCCCCGGCGCACCTCGGCGTCGCCCCACGACTCCAGCGCCGTGGCCTCCGGCGCGTGCAGCCCCACGTGGACGGCCGTCTCGTCCCGCCGGTCGCTGGTGGACAGGGTGAGCGGCACGTCCTTCAGCAGCGCCGCCAGCTCCGCGCCGCGCGGGTCGGTGTAGACGGGATTGGTGCCCATGAAGAGCACCGCGCCCACGGCCCCGGCGCGCAGCTCCGTGAGCAGCGTGTCCATGGACAGCGCGTCCGCGTCCAACACCGTGCCGTCCGCCAGCGACACCGTGTGGCCCTCGTTGCCCAGCAGCGCATTGGCGGTGCTGGCCAGCACCTGCATGGCCACGTCATCGCCCCCCGCCACCACCAGGGCCTCCCGACGTTGGGCCCACAGCGCGTCCGCGAGCTCCGCCCTGGTCGCCTCCTCCAGCGCGGGCGGCAGCGAGGCCAGCCCGGGCACCTCGCGGCCGGCCTTCACCGCCAGGCGCCGCACCAGGTCCGCCAGCACCAGCGCCATGTCGGAGGGCGCCACCACGAAGCGGCGGTCCGCGGCGGCGCCGGTGAGCGTCATCAACGGCTCCACCTGGTAGTGCCGCGACATCGTCCGGCGCCGGGCCGCGTC
Proteins encoded in this window:
- the trhA gene encoding PAQR family membrane homeostasis protein TrhA, which encodes MSAQPLEKPKLRGVLHQFAATGALGAGLVLVSMAPTDRAAAAAAVYAVSLVVLFAVSATYHRVNWSTRGRTWMRRMDHASIFILIAGTYTPVALLGIAGAAGNRLLLLIWAGAFAGVLQSLFWIQAPKVVTAALAVAVGWTLVPYFDEARRALTGTDLALILGGGVAYTAGALAYALKRPNLRPGVFGYHEVFHALTLVGAALHFTVVLRLVRTATV
- a CDS encoding TetR/AcrR family transcriptional regulator, whose protein sequence is MERRRRSATGEQSRRAILDAALDCFSRLGWAATTIEDIRKVSGASVGSVYHHFGAKEGIAVALYIDCLRLHQDSLRARLEKKHDAEAFVRTVVTHHIAWSREHPEAARYLLRMRREEAVAAAEQEIQSATGDFIREGFSRLKSYAQSGELLPLPSSVYMPLMLGPAQELLRGWANGHVELKPGIEKVLADAAWRCLRPDSAASRKVP
- a CDS encoding alpha/beta fold hydrolase, whose product is MANDALPSTGARVSAEVVQIPARDGLPLAATVYQGRQDNGVAVQVNPATAVPRRYYDAFARFLAGRGFTVVTYDYRAMGDSVMGAALRDQARFQDWGELDTPAVMDWVTARFPSHRLSVVGHSAGGQMLGLAENASRIQAVLLVGSQHGWWRHWPMPLGLAVAALSYVALPVSAALLGRFPGRAMGAEDLPGGIARQWASWCRNPHYVSDAHGAPLRPYNDRVRARLRLYSFSDDAFAPEAAARALLDYYPNATREHLHRTPAELGMKRVGHFGWFRASTPEAVWAEAADWLAQVTSLPTETRAL
- a CDS encoding crotonase/enoyl-CoA hydratase family protein; its protein translation is MSSFITEETEGFVRKIGLNRPEKRNAMNIALIEQLSGALSRAEADETVRVCVLFAHGTVFTAGLDLMDVFPRLGEAQTLFSAAGIDPWATHGPARTKPLIMAVHGKCLTLGIELMLAADITVASEDATFEQIEIDRGIFPFGGGTARWVRTMGWGNAMQYLLTGDALDAREAHRLGLVQRVVSREALMETAMGLATRIASKPPLAIQATLESARTAVLEGERAAAEKLLPAIQRLATTEDVQEALSAHFERRPATFRGR
- a CDS encoding YecA family protein, which encodes MSSKKPGRNDPCPCGSGKKYKVCHATEDRARAAPPAAPASSARADLEAAMEVLGDPDVSKLSGALERLADLMADWGPLPGLRFDVNAFSDHVGKELARLSENAEQDASSARRELLVGTVRELGTQAFLASLAAALMAKLSTPGLSAEDRRAIGVGTLLASASKRMGKARPEDIPVLDVVFDVQFREWSARHKELSQKYEALVKGLEEQSLPEEAKAALQQARGGDVGALLKYVQEDPALAERIAREAKERAARVEAWLRAPTSPAVFSPEEELWLTCSLWEPMQALKNLPTGTEPAVRRDAVTALMRAVKGALDDDFLAGLLDRLRQKAKDAGADEATQMAFMDAAIAFEAEPARMTLAALLTARKEAEGRSPEEMVALADLKALTAWTPEAFEPYRALLLSMGLPAAAARIERCQAWLKEHPVTLRTEQA
- a CDS encoding oxidoreductase, whose protein sequence is MADSSPGRAPLRVALLGYGIAGRHIHAPLIQGVEGLVLQVVASRQEEAVRSTLPHVTLCTSHEAGATHPDVDLVVIATANDLHAPLAEAALEAGKHVVVDKPFTITLAEARALRALAESRGLLLSVFHNRRWDTDFQALQALLAEGTLGHVAHVESRFDRFRPEVRAQWREQTVPGAGVWFDLGPHLVDQALQLFGLPESVSGTRETLREGAFVDDWFQYTLAYPRRRVVLQASMLIAAMTPRFAVHGSRGSWLTLGREQQVPRLVMGGPPEGLAWHEAPSPGPHGAPTVASAGDYRQYYAGIRDALLGGAPNPVTPIQAVAVQAVLEAGIEAQVSGRAQPLTLTEAERAAFNAGTA
- a CDS encoding c-type cytochrome, which codes for MKKLHLGVVVVSLAFTGCEQDETRPNFEYAPDMVSSVPYDTFAANPVTVDGKTLLAPVKGTVPRGHQPLHLAAGPEEAARAGRELQNPYPASPEVLARGKVAFSRYCGPCHGAEGLGDGLVTARFPMPPSLLAEHAKQLPDGQVFHIITHGQGLMPAHGSQVAPEDRWKIVHYVRTLQDPARTARKDVP
- a CDS encoding DUF3341 domain-containing protein: MSAPVLVGYFDSEAQVLDATRAVREAGFVLHDVYTPYAVHGLDDAMGLKPSRLTWVCFGAGLLGCTLALSLQYYTSVVSWPLNVGGKPFNSFPAFIPVSFELTVLFAALTTVAAFLVRAKLFPGSRRPVLPRVTDDRFAIAVAPREVPSELDAAEDLMRRHGAVATDLLEVAS
- the nrfD gene encoding NrfD/PsrC family molybdoenzyme membrane anchor subunit: MSHQHLSPLREPLVTEPRTLGQLTEEICAPMERAPTWKWWVAFGIAVSVLGTGAGIVGYQVATGIGVWGLNKTIGWAFDITNFVFWVGIGHAGTLISAILFLFRQKWRTSINRAAEAMTLFAVMCAALFPVIHMGRPWLAFWVLPYPNDRGSLWVNFRSPLLWDVFAISTYFTVSAVFWYVGLIPDLATVRDRAKAGLRKAVFKVMSLGWTGSHRTWSRYETVYLLLAGLATPLVLSVHTIVSMDFATSVIPGWHTTIFPPYFVAGAVFSGFAMVLTLMIITRVVLGYEHLITLRHLENMTKIIIVTGGLVSLAYATEFFIAWYSGNPYERFAFMNRAFGPYAWAYWIMVTCNVVSPHLFWFKKIRTSPAAIFVLSLVINVGMWFERFVIIVTSLHRDFLPSSWAMYTPTMVEVGTFIGTFGLFFTLFLLFVRVLPIISIGEVKSVLGFARDGHEAQPHPPAKPAAEAPHPVAHRPVAPGPLAIATRKDVPV
- a CDS encoding TAT-variant-translocated molybdopterin oxidoreductase, producing MSDPLPKYWQSLVERAGDVGALSQDEFTEPLPVGVAATPPDANSRRDFFKLMGLSAAAAMVACQRAPVQQIIPYVARPDEVTPGLALWYASTCNGCSAQCGLLLKTRDGRPIKVEGNDEHPVSRGGVCAVGQASVLSLYDASRARYPTRATKRVSWAEVDADVTQALREATEAGKGIRVVLPWHLGPTAEAAMKRFLAAYPTARTVRDEPLGELSAIADAYLVTHGVRAVPDYRFDKAAVIASFGADFLGTWVSPVAFTRQYAESRDAARRRTMSRHYQVEPLMTLTGAAADRRFVVAPSDMALVLADLVRRLAVKAGREVPGLASLPPALEEATRAELADALWAQRREALVVAGGDDVAMQVLASTANALLGNEGHTVSLADGTVLDADALSMDTLLTELRAGAVGAVLFMGTNPVYTDPRGAELAALLKDVPLTLSTSDRRDETAVHVGLHAPEATALESWGDAEVRRGVVSLRQPAVAPLHETRGAVESLLQWVGAPQAHYDFLRARWEAEVFPRAGGALQGFSAFWDDALRRGVVTLGAASVEAPVFREEGLAKALAGVARHAAEWELVLYPTVALRDGAPANNAWLQEVADPITKVTWGNPACIAPARAKALGLEDGDVVQVRAGSTTLSVPVLVQAGTHPSVIAVAVGYGRTHAGRVADGIGVNGYPLSAVVDGRARRVVPGVTVRATGEQQPLALTQTHHRLEGRPHVREAELAAFLANPRAGNEVQAGHGGGGHSLSLWSGHEYKGHRWALAVDLSACTGCSACVVSCQAENNIPSVGRDEVLRRREMHWMRIDRYYQGDEANPQVVHQPMMCQHCENAPCETVCPVLATVHSSEGLNQQVYNRCVGTRYCANNCPTKVRRFNWFDSEHAEPLERMVLNPDVVVRSRGVMEKCSLCVQRIQESKATANREGRPLRDGDIQTACQQSCPAKAIHFGDVNDPDSQVARLAKDGRAFRLLEELNIGSSITYLTKIRNTGSGSGT